From a region of the Geothrix sp. 21YS21S-2 genome:
- a CDS encoding secretin N-terminal domain-containing protein has product MRTLRPTIDHLAKTLAVTLSLVFALGCALHKAQASFDEGKYEEALAQYRQILNKDPGNIQAKIGFRKTAPLAAEAHLIKARDAKKRGREDEVRREVASAVVLDPSNQVAVDWMTRLEEAAARQRAAEEKENSVEEARQRAEARPALPINPRSLEGMDLNFTRKTSLREIFMQLSKTSGVNIILHSSASAQDPTVSVDLRGLSFQRVLDTLMLQSDLFYKVLDPNTIMVFKKSPQNLTDYENKLIQTFYLSNAEVDAVRQIFNAILPTMRVFIDKRLNAITVQAKATDLSIAQHIVAQLDKAKAEVVVYLELVEVSETAKEQVGLLPTANLTDTSATSGIYRIGAITSNTTSGFNSNTGGIRISKSSLNFLFAPLALDALKSSGEGKLLASPNVRVISGETGMVNIGEKISTTQSSLGGTSTAGTTGTTAASALASLGGTLATQTQYSYEDVGVKITVKPRVHFNGDITIDLKSEVKTLKAGSTQGRPDLGQRIIETSARLRDGETAVFGGLLKEDETKSLQGIWGITDIPILGKLLGSNQKNKSRTDVLLTLRAVIVRKPDLGEEDFGPFDPDQAPGASKPFAPKPERKPLPSGLQDETSAVPPKAAPRAPEAPAAAPAPVPAPVPAKPAAAEPPKEAAPAPAPMADASSSLVFFMSPLSTEAAKGQRLSLNLFASGAQGLTSGTMTLQVDPRLKVLSVNAGDFLTSEGGALSQAPAKDGLVLLTFNRSTGASDSGTFAVIELEAVEPGKATVMIQDGKYLVGANPIPARYVNSLVTIQ; this is encoded by the coding sequence ATGCGAACCCTGCGACCCACCATCGATCACCTGGCCAAGACCCTCGCGGTCACGCTGTCCCTGGTCTTCGCCCTGGGCTGCGCCCTCCACAAGGCCCAGGCGTCCTTCGACGAGGGCAAGTACGAGGAGGCGCTCGCGCAGTACCGCCAGATCCTGAACAAGGATCCGGGCAACATCCAGGCCAAGATCGGCTTCCGCAAGACCGCGCCGCTGGCCGCCGAGGCCCACCTGATCAAGGCCAGGGACGCCAAGAAGCGGGGCCGGGAGGACGAGGTGCGCCGCGAGGTGGCCTCGGCCGTGGTGCTGGACCCCTCCAACCAGGTGGCGGTGGACTGGATGACGCGGCTGGAGGAGGCCGCGGCCCGCCAGCGCGCCGCGGAGGAGAAGGAGAACAGCGTCGAGGAGGCCCGCCAGCGCGCCGAAGCCCGGCCCGCCCTGCCCATCAATCCCCGCTCCCTGGAGGGCATGGACCTCAACTTCACCCGCAAGACGAGCCTGCGCGAGATCTTCATGCAGCTCAGCAAGACCTCCGGCGTGAACATCATCCTCCACAGCTCCGCCAGCGCCCAGGACCCGACCGTCTCCGTGGACCTGCGTGGGCTCTCCTTCCAGCGCGTGCTCGACACCCTGATGCTCCAGAGCGACCTGTTCTACAAGGTGCTCGACCCCAACACCATCATGGTCTTCAAGAAGAGCCCCCAGAACCTCACGGACTACGAGAACAAGCTCATCCAGACCTTCTACCTCTCCAACGCCGAGGTGGACGCGGTGCGCCAGATCTTCAACGCCATCCTGCCCACCATGCGCGTGTTCATCGACAAGCGGCTCAACGCCATCACCGTGCAGGCCAAGGCCACGGACCTGTCCATCGCCCAGCACATCGTCGCCCAGCTGGACAAGGCCAAGGCCGAAGTGGTGGTGTACCTCGAACTGGTGGAAGTGAGCGAGACCGCCAAGGAGCAGGTGGGCCTGCTGCCCACCGCCAACCTCACCGACACCAGCGCCACCTCGGGCATCTACCGCATCGGCGCCATCACCAGCAACACCACCTCCGGCTTCAACTCCAACACCGGCGGCATCCGCATCTCGAAATCCAGCCTCAACTTCCTCTTCGCGCCCCTGGCGCTGGACGCCCTCAAGAGCAGCGGAGAGGGCAAGCTGCTTGCGAGCCCCAACGTGCGGGTGATCTCCGGCGAGACGGGCATGGTCAACATCGGTGAGAAGATCAGCACCACCCAGTCCAGCCTGGGCGGAACCTCCACCGCGGGCACCACCGGCACCACCGCGGCCTCGGCCCTGGCGAGCCTGGGCGGCACCCTGGCCACCCAGACCCAGTACAGCTACGAGGACGTGGGCGTGAAGATCACCGTCAAGCCCCGGGTCCACTTCAACGGCGACATCACCATCGACCTGAAATCGGAGGTCAAGACCCTCAAGGCCGGCTCCACCCAGGGCCGGCCCGACCTGGGCCAGCGCATCATCGAGACCTCGGCCCGGCTCAGGGACGGCGAGACCGCGGTGTTCGGCGGACTCCTGAAGGAGGACGAGACCAAGAGCCTCCAGGGCATCTGGGGCATCACCGACATCCCCATCCTGGGCAAGCTCCTGGGCAGCAACCAGAAGAACAAGAGCCGCACCGACGTCCTGCTCACCCTGCGCGCCGTCATCGTGCGCAAGCCGGACCTGGGGGAGGAGGACTTCGGCCCCTTCGACCCGGACCAGGCCCCCGGCGCCTCCAAGCCCTTCGCGCCCAAGCCCGAGCGCAAGCCCCTGCCTTCGGGGCTGCAGGACGAGACGTCCGCGGTTCCGCCCAAGGCCGCCCCCAGGGCGCCCGAAGCCCCCGCAGCGGCTCCGGCTCCCGTGCCCGCGCCCGTCCCCGCCAAGCCCGCCGCCGCCGAGCCCCCCAAGGAGGCGGCCCCGGCCCCGGCCCCCATGGCCGACGCCTCCTCCTCCCTGGTGTTCTTCATGTCGCCCCTGTCCACCGAGGCCGCCAAGGGCCAGCGCCTCTCGCTGAACCTCTTCGCCAGCGGGGCCCAGGGGCTCACCTCCGGCACCATGACCCTGCAGGTGGATCCCCGCCTCAAGGTGCTCTCGGTGAACGCCGGCGACTTCCTCACCTCCGAGGGCGGCGCCCTCTCCCAGGCCCCGGCCAAGGACGGCCTCGTCCTGCTCACCTTCAACCGGTCCACGGGCGCCTCGGACAGCGGCACCTTCGCCGTGATCGAGCTGGAGGCCGTGGAACCCGGCAAGGCCACGGTGATGATCCAGGACGGCAAGTACCTGGTGGGCGCCAACCCCATCCCGGCGCGCTACGTGAACTCCCTGGTGACCATCCAATGA
- the rpsO gene encoding 30S ribosomal protein S15, with the protein MALNVEQKKIIIEDYKQHDTDTGSPEVQVAILTKRINDLTEHFKVHAKDYHSRRGLMIMVGQRRRLLDYLRRKDKARYTTLIERLGLRR; encoded by the coding sequence ATGGCCCTGAACGTCGAACAGAAGAAGATCATCATCGAGGACTACAAGCAGCACGACACCGACACCGGTTCGCCCGAGGTCCAGGTCGCGATCCTCACCAAGCGCATCAACGACCTCACCGAGCACTTCAAGGTGCACGCAAAGGACTACCACAGCCGCCGCGGCCTCATGATCATGGTCGGCCAGCGCCGCCGCCTGCTGGACTACCTCCGCCGCAAGGACAAGGCCCGCTACACCACGCTCATCGAGCGCCTGGGCCTGCGCCGCTAG
- a CDS encoding PilN domain-containing protein: MAVPALRLDLAPPSSPWRLNHAAIGWALLAAGALVLAAAAGATLRAHRQASRAGQQAVQTRTRTRQSEEAKRRVLDELRGVDVAREMPRWRLAERILLERSLPWSRLTAELERSLVEGVRVRSLQRTRGADRKVQVKVRGEARTREAEVGFVEALRGNAFFEQVILERESERQGGGVDFECTLAAHSVPPPFVPLPRR; this comes from the coding sequence ATGGCCGTCCCCGCCCTCCGGCTCGACCTGGCCCCGCCCAGTTCCCCCTGGCGGCTCAACCACGCCGCCATTGGCTGGGCCCTCCTGGCCGCGGGGGCCCTGGTGCTGGCGGCAGCGGCCGGGGCCACCCTGAGGGCCCACCGGCAGGCCTCCCGGGCCGGTCAGCAGGCGGTGCAGACCCGCACCCGCACCCGCCAATCCGAGGAGGCCAAGCGCCGGGTCCTGGACGAGCTGCGCGGCGTGGACGTGGCCCGGGAGATGCCCCGGTGGCGCCTGGCGGAACGCATCCTCCTGGAGCGCAGCCTGCCCTGGTCCCGGCTCACCGCGGAGCTGGAGCGCAGCCTCGTGGAGGGGGTGCGGGTGCGGTCCCTGCAGCGCACCCGGGGAGCGGACCGGAAGGTCCAGGTGAAGGTCAGGGGCGAGGCCAGGACCCGGGAGGCCGAGGTGGGCTTCGTCGAGGCGCTCCGGGGAAACGCCTTCTTCGAACAGGTGATCCTGGAACGCGAAAGCGAGCGCCAGGGGGGCGGGGTCGACTTCGAGTGCACCCTCGCCGCCCACTCCGTGCCGCCCCCCTTCGTCCCCCTGCCCCGGAGGTGA
- a CDS encoding type II secretion system protein produces the protein MTRRGFTLLEMALAATVLAVFASGILPLAMNKVRRDRELQLRRALLELRAAIDGYRAAALQNAAKGPPPANDGYPASLEALVEGVTVPGKEKKVRLLRRIPTDPFTGKAEWGLRSMADDPDSATWGGGDVFDVHSLAPGEGANGIAYRHW, from the coding sequence GTGACCCGCCGCGGCTTCACCCTCCTGGAGATGGCCCTGGCGGCCACGGTGCTCGCCGTGTTCGCATCGGGCATCCTGCCCCTGGCCATGAACAAGGTGCGCCGGGACCGGGAGCTGCAGCTCCGCCGGGCGCTCCTGGAGCTGCGCGCGGCCATCGACGGCTACAGGGCGGCCGCTCTCCAGAACGCGGCCAAGGGCCCTCCGCCGGCCAACGACGGCTACCCGGCCTCCCTGGAGGCCCTGGTGGAGGGGGTGACGGTGCCGGGCAAGGAGAAGAAGGTCCGGCTCCTCCGCCGCATCCCCACGGATCCCTTCACCGGCAAGGCCGAGTGGGGCCTTCGCTCCATGGCCGACGATCCGGACAGCGCCACCTGGGGCGGCGGGGACGTCTTCGACGTCCACAGCCTGGCCCCGGGGGAGGGCGCCAACGGGATCGCCTACCGCCACTGGTAG
- a CDS encoding type II secretion system protein, which produces MTLRQRGFTLLEMLVTATVLVILASAVIPMARNGVRRQRELELRRDLREMRMAIDAYKAAADGNKIKSPPPENNGYPETLESLVEGVPVTGKIGKTRFLRRIPVDPFTNKPEWGMRSMADDATSSSWGGGNVFDVYSLAPGTGSNGIPYRQW; this is translated from the coding sequence ATGACCCTGCGCCAGCGCGGCTTCACGCTCCTGGAGATGCTGGTGACCGCCACGGTCCTGGTGATCCTCGCCTCGGCGGTGATCCCCATGGCCCGCAACGGCGTGCGCCGGCAGCGGGAGCTGGAGCTGCGCCGGGACCTGCGCGAGATGCGCATGGCCATCGACGCCTACAAGGCCGCCGCCGACGGCAACAAGATCAAGTCCCCGCCCCCCGAGAACAACGGCTATCCCGAGACCCTGGAGAGCCTGGTGGAAGGGGTCCCCGTCACCGGCAAGATCGGCAAGACCCGCTTCCTGCGCCGCATCCCGGTGGATCCATTCACCAACAAGCCCGAGTGGGGCATGCGCTCCATGGCCGACGACGCCACCAGCTCCAGCTGGGGGGGCGGCAACGTGTTCGACGTGTACAGCCTGGCCCCCGGGACCGGCTCGAACGGGATTCCGTACCGCCAGTGGTGA
- a CDS encoding PilN domain-containing protein, with protein MAVPALKLDLAPPSTLWRLNHALIGWAALAAGGLVLAGALGFTLRAYQQASRAGKLTVATNARTRLIEDSQRKVMDELRSVDVAKELPRWRLAERIFTERSLPWSRLTAELERSMVPDVRLKSLQRTRGSDQKVQVKVRGEARTREAEAALVESIQKNPFFEQVILERESDRQGGGVDFEYTLAVFSVPPPYKPLPKYGPQAKASKAAPKAEAPRPAAPAPAAPRPVAPRPAAVEPPARDPYVPTLMNPAVPQNPFPARTPRPPRSRPRPSGGGEE; from the coding sequence ATGGCCGTTCCCGCACTCAAGCTCGACCTCGCCCCCCCCAGCACCCTCTGGCGCCTCAACCACGCCCTCATCGGGTGGGCGGCCCTGGCCGCGGGCGGCCTGGTCCTGGCCGGCGCCCTGGGCTTCACCTTGAGGGCCTACCAGCAGGCCTCCCGGGCAGGCAAGCTAACCGTGGCCACCAACGCCCGCACCCGGCTCATCGAGGACTCCCAGCGCAAGGTCATGGACGAGCTCCGCTCCGTGGATGTGGCCAAGGAGCTGCCCCGGTGGCGCCTGGCCGAGCGCATCTTCACCGAGCGCAGCCTGCCCTGGTCCCGCCTCACCGCGGAACTGGAGCGGAGCATGGTGCCCGACGTGCGCCTCAAGTCCCTGCAGCGCACCCGCGGATCCGACCAGAAGGTGCAGGTGAAGGTCCGGGGCGAGGCCCGCACCCGGGAGGCCGAGGCCGCCCTCGTGGAGTCCATCCAGAAGAACCCCTTCTTCGAGCAGGTGATCCTGGAGCGGGAATCGGACCGCCAGGGCGGAGGGGTCGACTTCGAGTACACCCTGGCCGTCTTCTCCGTCCCGCCGCCCTACAAGCCCCTGCCCAAGTACGGCCCGCAGGCCAAGGCGTCCAAGGCGGCCCCCAAGGCCGAGGCGCCAAGGCCCGCCGCGCCCGCCCCCGCCGCGCCCCGCCCCGTCGCGCCGCGCCCCGCCGCCGTCGAGCCCCCGGCGCGGGATCCCTACGTCCCCACCCTCATGAACCCGGCCGTCCCGCAGAACCCCTTCCCCGCCAGGACCCCGAGGCCCCCGAGGTCCCGGCCCCGGCCTTCCGGCGGAGGTGAGGAATGA
- a CDS encoding secretin N-terminal domain-containing protein — MPTTPPHRLPLALAAALALTLALGCAIHKAQATFDEGRYEEALEQFRAILAKDPGNIRARIGFRRTAPLAAEAHLVKAREARKQGREEEVRREVAAAVVLDPANAVAVDWMNRLEEAEARKREKAEREGGIEEARQRAGARPALPINPRSLEGLDLNFSRKTSLKEIFQQLSKASGVNIILHSSASAQDPSVSLDLRGMPFQKVLDTLMLQSDLFYKVLDPNTIMVFRKTPQNLNDFENRLIQTFFLSNAEVDSVRQIFNAIMPQMRVFMDKRLNALTVQARASDLPIAQRIVSQLDKAKAEVVVYLELVEVSETAKEQVGLLPTLSLADTGAGAGIYRLAATTSSMNGGLNTNAGGLRITKSSLNFLFAPLALDALKASGQGKLLASPNVRVVSGETGEVNIGEKVSTTQSQLGGLGSAPAAAGSQASNALASLGGNLTTQTQYSYEDVGVQIKVKPRVHFNGDITIDLESTVKTLKAGSAQGRPDLGQRIIKTSARLRDGETAIFGGLLKEDETRSLQGVWGITDLPILGRLFGNNRKDKSRTDVILTLRAVIVRKPDLGESDFAPFDPDQTATAIKPFAPRPEPGPLPSGLRDEPVPARPEPPAPEAAP, encoded by the coding sequence ATGCCGACGACCCCTCCCCACCGCCTCCCCCTGGCCCTCGCGGCCGCCCTGGCGCTCACGCTGGCCCTGGGCTGCGCCATCCACAAGGCCCAGGCCACCTTCGACGAGGGCAGGTACGAGGAGGCCCTGGAGCAGTTCCGGGCGATCCTCGCCAAGGACCCCGGGAACATCCGGGCCCGGATCGGCTTCCGCAGGACGGCCCCCCTCGCCGCGGAGGCGCACCTGGTCAAGGCCCGGGAGGCCCGCAAGCAGGGCCGGGAGGAGGAGGTGCGCCGGGAAGTGGCCGCGGCCGTGGTGCTGGATCCCGCCAACGCGGTGGCCGTGGACTGGATGAACCGCCTGGAGGAGGCCGAGGCGCGGAAGCGGGAGAAGGCGGAGAGGGAGGGCGGCATCGAGGAGGCCCGTCAGCGCGCCGGGGCCCGGCCGGCCCTGCCCATCAATCCGCGGTCCCTGGAGGGCCTGGACCTGAACTTCTCGCGCAAGACCAGCCTGAAGGAGATCTTCCAGCAGCTGAGCAAGGCCTCGGGGGTGAACATCATCCTCCACAGCTCCGCCAGCGCCCAGGACCCGAGCGTCTCCCTGGACCTGCGGGGAATGCCCTTCCAGAAGGTCCTGGACACCCTGATGCTCCAGAGCGACCTCTTCTACAAGGTGCTCGACCCCAACACCATCATGGTGTTCAGGAAGACGCCCCAGAACCTCAACGATTTCGAGAACAGGCTCATCCAGACCTTTTTCCTCTCCAACGCCGAGGTGGACAGCGTCCGGCAGATCTTCAACGCGATCATGCCCCAGATGCGCGTGTTCATGGACAAGCGGCTCAACGCCCTCACCGTGCAGGCCCGCGCCTCGGACCTGCCCATCGCCCAGCGCATCGTCAGCCAGCTGGACAAGGCCAAGGCCGAGGTCGTCGTCTATCTCGAGCTGGTGGAGGTGAGCGAGACCGCCAAGGAGCAGGTGGGCCTCCTGCCCACCCTGAGCCTTGCGGATACCGGCGCGGGCGCGGGCATCTACCGCCTGGCCGCCACCACCTCCTCCATGAACGGCGGCCTCAACACCAACGCCGGCGGCCTGCGCATCACGAAGTCCAGCCTCAACTTCCTCTTCGCGCCCCTGGCCCTGGACGCCCTCAAGGCCAGCGGCCAGGGCAAGCTCCTGGCCAGCCCCAACGTGCGGGTGGTCTCGGGTGAGACCGGCGAGGTGAACATCGGGGAGAAGGTGAGCACCACCCAGTCCCAGCTGGGCGGCCTGGGCAGCGCCCCGGCCGCCGCGGGTTCCCAGGCGTCCAACGCCCTGGCCAGCCTCGGGGGCAACCTCACCACGCAGACCCAGTACAGCTACGAGGACGTGGGCGTGCAGATCAAGGTCAAGCCCCGCGTCCATTTCAACGGCGACATCACCATCGACCTGGAGTCCACGGTGAAGACCCTCAAGGCCGGTTCGGCCCAGGGCAGGCCCGACCTGGGCCAGCGCATCATCAAGACCTCGGCCCGGCTCCGGGACGGCGAGACGGCGATCTTCGGCGGACTCCTGAAGGAGGACGAGACCCGGAGCCTGCAGGGCGTCTGGGGCATCACCGACCTGCCCATCCTGGGCAGGCTCTTCGGGAACAACCGCAAGGACAAGAGCCGCACCGACGTGATCCTCACCCTGCGCGCCGTGATCGTGCGCAAGCCCGACCTGGGCGAATCGGACTTCGCCCCCTTCGACCCCGACCAGACCGCCACCGCCATCAAGCCCTTCGCGCCAAGGCCCGAACCCGGGCCCCTTCCGTCCGGCCTGCGGGACGAGCCCGTCCCCGCACGGCCCGAGCCCCCCGCGCCGGAGGCGGCTCCGTGA
- the smc gene encoding chromosome segregation protein SMC — protein MRLIALEVNGFKSFADPQKLSFPVGMTAVVGPNGCGKSNISDALAWVLGEQRATLLRGAEMADVIFAGTGQRKPMGMAEVKLTLEMPDPGHPGSVREVVISRRLYRDTGSEYRINGRECRLKDVSDLLMDTGMGTRAYSFIQQGQIDLILSSKPKDRRSLLEEAAGITRYKLRRTDAERRLEETRANLLRLDDILFELNKQQESLKRQAAKARRAQELDVAIKATQRILLAGKASELEEAKERILENLDALERRIAALTAQASEKSSEVEGLRLALDEMNHRQDKRARAVMGLDQRLGLLDQDRGFQGERIQDSEQTAALLQARLDELSARSGDTEAETARLQEALKAAETALEARDTLVADAEEAVALAGGALRHIEGELKELRARRVEAEREALAAQRRRQAVHQEIAQRSGRLDSLNHEEAIRAPRLETLEAESLRLGREEEGAAGRLEQMEEAVQVQSRIRQETAEAHRAAAAALREAEGALEAQELRMRQLGDLLRDAAGSDEQRKALEWLRGRGVLPTAFVDAVSVDDEHLPDLERLLGAWIQTVDLGEARGAWEAPGQLIFSAGGPADPVPAPEGAWALRDAVKWRPGRPRPLEGLLNRAFACEDAALTELAKAHPDLAFVSPALVKLPFGPVQGGVAAPAASPLKLRHEFEAAKAAREEGLDRVEALESAVKTADYRMREAADRFKEMDEDHMSARRVLEDLKGRRASASAQLREIKEAQERADAQWEQLEAEIATLQAQLRDLEAPAENPEEAELVEAVHAAEARRAEAQKALDDRRETLVEASRMRGSAWSERDAVQRHLQQLQRGVYDLEAEKGRVQADIAASSEKAAQAAARLEELELETNRLLVERQELVEEQNAALPGIESAQEFVRVQERNARELGQALENARQLHQESLLQGAQVQGSMEAMSREIELALGFTVPDFLASISDEEKEAWAMGELVHQTRMQELQSKRLDLGGVNPLAIQELQEAEDRLAFMNEQRRDVTEAIGNLEATIREINATSEERFREAFEFINTRFHEVFREAFGGGAATLILQDPKDLLECGIEITAQPPGKSAKALTLLSGGEKALTAISLLFAIFHYKPSPFCVLDEVDAPLDEANVGRFAAMVQRMKEGTQFIVITHQKPTMIAADTLYGVTMEEMGVSRLVSVQLREAAQLV, from the coding sequence TTGCGTTTAATTGCATTAGAAGTTAATGGATTCAAGTCCTTCGCCGACCCCCAGAAGCTCAGCTTCCCGGTGGGCATGACGGCGGTGGTGGGACCCAACGGATGTGGAAAATCCAACATCTCGGACGCCCTGGCCTGGGTCCTGGGCGAACAGCGGGCCACCCTGCTGCGCGGGGCCGAGATGGCGGACGTGATCTTCGCCGGCACCGGGCAGCGCAAGCCCATGGGCATGGCCGAGGTCAAGCTCACCCTGGAGATGCCCGACCCCGGCCACCCCGGTTCCGTGCGGGAGGTCGTCATCAGCCGCCGGCTCTACCGGGACACGGGCAGCGAATACCGCATCAACGGCCGGGAGTGCCGGCTCAAGGACGTGTCGGACCTGCTCATGGACACGGGCATGGGCACCCGGGCCTACTCCTTCATCCAGCAGGGCCAGATCGACCTCATCCTCTCCTCCAAGCCCAAGGACCGGCGTTCCCTCCTGGAGGAGGCCGCGGGCATCACCCGCTACAAGCTGCGCCGCACCGACGCCGAGCGCCGCCTGGAGGAGACCCGCGCCAACCTGCTCCGCCTGGACGACATCCTCTTCGAGCTCAACAAGCAGCAGGAGTCCCTCAAGCGCCAGGCCGCCAAGGCCCGGCGCGCCCAGGAGCTGGACGTCGCCATCAAGGCCACCCAGCGCATCCTGCTGGCCGGCAAGGCCTCGGAACTGGAGGAGGCCAAGGAGCGCATCCTGGAGAACCTGGACGCCCTGGAGCGGCGCATCGCCGCGCTGACGGCCCAGGCTTCGGAGAAGTCCTCGGAGGTGGAGGGCCTGCGCCTGGCCCTGGACGAGATGAACCACAGGCAGGACAAGCGCGCCCGGGCCGTCATGGGCCTGGACCAGCGCCTGGGCCTGCTGGACCAGGACCGCGGCTTCCAGGGGGAGCGCATCCAGGACTCGGAGCAGACCGCCGCCCTCCTCCAGGCGCGCCTGGACGAGCTCTCCGCGCGCTCGGGCGACACCGAGGCCGAGACGGCCCGGCTCCAGGAGGCCCTCAAGGCCGCCGAGACCGCGCTGGAGGCGCGGGACACGCTGGTGGCCGACGCCGAGGAGGCCGTGGCCCTGGCCGGGGGCGCCCTGCGCCACATCGAGGGCGAGCTCAAGGAGCTGCGGGCCCGGCGCGTGGAGGCCGAGCGGGAGGCCCTGGCCGCGCAGCGCCGGCGCCAGGCCGTGCACCAGGAGATCGCCCAGCGCTCGGGGCGCCTGGATTCGCTCAACCACGAGGAGGCCATCCGCGCCCCGCGCCTGGAGACCCTGGAGGCCGAGTCCCTGCGCCTGGGCCGCGAGGAGGAGGGCGCCGCCGGGCGCCTGGAGCAGATGGAGGAGGCCGTCCAGGTGCAGAGCCGCATCCGGCAGGAGACGGCCGAGGCCCACCGCGCCGCCGCCGCCGCCCTGCGCGAGGCCGAGGGCGCCCTGGAGGCCCAGGAGCTGCGCATGCGCCAGCTGGGCGACCTCCTGCGCGACGCCGCCGGCTCGGACGAGCAGCGCAAGGCGCTGGAGTGGCTGCGCGGCAGGGGGGTGCTGCCCACGGCCTTCGTGGACGCGGTCTCCGTGGACGACGAGCACCTGCCCGACCTGGAGCGCCTGCTGGGCGCCTGGATCCAGACCGTCGACCTGGGCGAGGCCCGCGGGGCCTGGGAGGCCCCGGGACAGCTCATCTTCAGCGCCGGCGGCCCCGCGGACCCCGTCCCGGCCCCGGAGGGCGCCTGGGCCCTGCGGGACGCCGTGAAGTGGCGCCCGGGCCGTCCCCGGCCCCTGGAGGGGCTCCTGAACCGCGCGTTCGCGTGCGAAGACGCCGCGCTGACGGAGCTGGCGAAGGCCCATCCGGACCTGGCCTTCGTGTCGCCCGCCCTGGTGAAACTGCCCTTCGGCCCGGTGCAGGGCGGCGTGGCCGCGCCCGCGGCCTCCCCCCTCAAGCTCCGCCACGAGTTCGAGGCCGCCAAGGCCGCCCGCGAGGAGGGGCTGGACCGGGTGGAGGCGCTGGAGTCCGCGGTGAAGACCGCCGACTACCGCATGCGGGAGGCCGCCGACCGCTTCAAGGAGATGGACGAGGACCACATGTCGGCCCGGCGCGTGCTGGAGGATCTCAAGGGCCGGCGGGCCTCGGCCTCCGCCCAGCTGCGGGAGATCAAGGAGGCCCAGGAGCGCGCCGACGCCCAGTGGGAGCAGCTGGAGGCGGAGATCGCCACCCTGCAGGCCCAGCTGCGCGACCTGGAGGCCCCGGCGGAAAACCCCGAGGAGGCCGAGCTCGTGGAGGCGGTGCACGCCGCCGAGGCCCGGCGCGCCGAGGCGCAGAAGGCCCTGGACGACCGGCGCGAGACGCTGGTGGAGGCCTCGCGCATGCGCGGATCCGCCTGGTCCGAGCGGGACGCCGTGCAGCGCCACCTGCAGCAGCTCCAGCGGGGCGTCTACGACCTGGAGGCCGAGAAGGGCCGCGTGCAGGCCGATATCGCCGCGAGCTCCGAGAAGGCGGCCCAGGCCGCCGCGCGCCTGGAGGAGCTGGAGCTGGAGACGAACCGCCTCCTGGTCGAGCGCCAGGAGCTGGTGGAGGAGCAGAACGCCGCCCTGCCCGGCATCGAGAGCGCCCAGGAGTTCGTGCGGGTGCAGGAACGCAACGCGCGCGAGCTGGGCCAGGCCCTGGAGAACGCCCGCCAGCTGCACCAGGAGTCCCTGCTGCAGGGCGCGCAGGTGCAGGGGAGCATGGAGGCCATGTCCCGGGAGATCGAGCTGGCGCTGGGCTTCACGGTGCCCGACTTCCTGGCGTCCATCTCGGACGAGGAGAAGGAGGCCTGGGCCATGGGCGAGCTGGTGCACCAGACGCGCATGCAGGAGCTGCAGAGCAAGCGCCTGGACCTGGGCGGGGTGAACCCGCTGGCCATCCAGGAGCTGCAGGAGGCCGAGGACCGCCTGGCCTTCATGAACGAGCAGCGGCGCGACGTGACGGAGGCCATCGGCAACCTGGAGGCCACCATCCGCGAGATCAACGCCACCAGCGAGGAGCGCTTCCGCGAGGCGTTCGAGTTCATCAACACCCGGTTCCACGAGGTGTTCCGCGAGGCCTTCGGCGGCGGCGCGGCCACGCTCATCCTGCAGGATCCCAAGGACCTGCTGGAGTGCGGCATCGAGATCACCGCGCAGCCCCCCGGCAAGAGCGCCAAGGCCCTCACGCTGCTCAGCGGCGGGGAGAAGGCGCTGACCGCCATCTCGCTCCTGTTCGCCATCTTCCACTACAAGCCCAGCCCCTTCTGCGTGCTGGACGAAGTGGACGCGCCGCTGGACGAGGCCAACGTGGGGCGCTTCGCGGCGATGGTGCAGCGCATGAAGGAAGGCACCCAGTTCATCGTCATCACGCACCAGAAGCCGACCATGATCGCGGCGGACACGTTGTACGGCGTGACCATGGAGGAGATGGGCGTATCGAGGCTCGTGAGCGTGCAGCTGCGGGAGGCGGCGCAGCTGGTTTGA